Proteins found in one Planctomycetes bacterium MalM25 genomic segment:
- the atsA_2 gene encoding Arylsulfatase precursor yields MRPFLLRFMCSAPILGVLLFALPALAQRPNVVFVLIDDLSHYGVSAYGSTEVSEKFGRFDRRPMSTPRIDRLAEEGLLCEQAYIYPLCEPSRVALMTGQYNSRNFLKAKSLHASQITFGDVFQRAGYTTGMFGKWKQTRGTKDLPAKDYLYRFGWDEFCCFDVTDEGRRYLNPLLVENGELVNYKNKPTEIDPETGRRWYGPDIVNRHALDFIDRHRDEPFFLYYPMILVHDEHTPTPDTTPRKAYDTFPDTNCRNKPCDGDDRYYFPDMVMYADKLIGNVIDKLDALGLRENTLVVVMGDNGTKEPFVHHLADGSDYVGGKGDTKDNGLHVPLVFSQPGKVPAGSRYAGLVDVVDLCPTLYEATEIDAPNADAIDGLSFWDQVAGAAGEHRDHIYTWYNANRQATDLDRVLRYAFDKDFKRYAPHHSYPEGRFFDLRTDRLERGGDRQVEIAFKHIHHSGLPAEELDPEQRRASERLQAIVDAHAYVAVTDLKLSAPRGTAEVGETLTLACQVLPADATRQNVVWESSDPEVASINKFGELTAHRPGRARVTVFSWDDARPLADRSVPAYSRDGVSDTLEVRVGGS; encoded by the coding sequence ATGCGTCCCTTCCTTCTTCGTTTCATGTGCTCCGCGCCGATTCTCGGCGTGCTCTTGTTCGCGTTGCCGGCACTCGCCCAGCGGCCGAACGTCGTCTTCGTGCTGATCGACGATCTCAGCCACTACGGCGTGTCGGCTTACGGTTCGACGGAGGTCAGCGAGAAGTTCGGGCGTTTCGATCGGCGACCGATGTCGACCCCGCGGATCGACCGGCTGGCCGAGGAGGGCCTGCTCTGCGAGCAGGCGTACATCTACCCGCTGTGCGAGCCGAGCCGCGTCGCGCTGATGACCGGTCAGTACAACAGCCGCAACTTCCTGAAGGCCAAGTCGCTGCACGCCTCGCAGATCACGTTCGGCGACGTTTTCCAGCGGGCCGGGTACACGACCGGCATGTTCGGCAAGTGGAAGCAGACGCGCGGCACGAAGGACCTCCCCGCGAAAGACTACCTCTACCGATTCGGCTGGGACGAGTTCTGCTGCTTCGACGTGACCGACGAGGGACGCCGCTATCTCAACCCGCTGCTCGTCGAGAACGGTGAGCTGGTCAACTACAAGAACAAGCCGACCGAGATCGACCCGGAGACCGGCCGCCGGTGGTACGGGCCCGACATCGTGAACCGGCACGCGCTCGACTTCATCGACCGCCACCGGGACGAGCCGTTCTTCCTCTACTACCCGATGATCCTCGTCCACGACGAGCACACCCCCACGCCCGACACGACCCCTCGCAAGGCGTACGACACGTTCCCCGACACCAACTGCCGCAACAAGCCTTGCGACGGCGACGACCGCTACTACTTCCCCGACATGGTCATGTACGCCGACAAGCTGATCGGCAACGTGATCGACAAGCTCGACGCGCTCGGCCTGCGCGAGAACACGCTGGTTGTCGTGATGGGTGACAACGGGACCAAGGAGCCGTTCGTCCATCACCTGGCGGACGGTTCCGACTACGTCGGCGGCAAGGGGGACACCAAGGACAACGGACTGCACGTGCCGCTCGTCTTCTCGCAGCCCGGCAAGGTCCCCGCCGGCAGCCGCTACGCCGGCCTGGTCGATGTGGTCGATCTCTGCCCGACGCTCTACGAGGCGACCGAGATCGACGCGCCCAACGCCGACGCGATCGACGGCCTCAGCTTCTGGGATCAGGTCGCGGGCGCCGCGGGCGAGCACCGCGATCACATCTACACGTGGTACAACGCGAACCGCCAAGCGACCGACCTCGACCGCGTGCTGCGGTACGCCTTCGACAAGGACTTCAAACGCTACGCCCCGCACCACAGCTACCCGGAGGGGCGGTTCTTTGACCTGCGGACCGACCGGCTCGAAAGGGGTGGCGACCGCCAGGTGGAGATCGCCTTCAAGCACATCCACCACAGCGGCCTGCCCGCCGAGGAACTCGACCCCGAGCAGCGTCGAGCGAGCGAACGACTGCAAGCGATCGTCGATGCCCACGCCTACGTCGCCGTGACCGACCTGAAGCTCTCGGCCCCCCGCGGCACGGCGGAGGTCGGCGAGACCCTCACGCTCGCCTGCCAAGTGCTGCCCGCCGACGCGACGCGGCAGAACGTCGTCTGGGAATCGAGCGACCCCGAGGTGGCGAGCATCAACAAGTTCGGCGAGCTGACCGCCCACCGACCGGGGCGCGCCCGGGTGACGGTCTTCTCATGGGACGACGCCCGCCCGCTGGCCGATCGGAGCGTGCCGGCGTACTCGCGTGACGGCGTGAGCGACACGCTCGAGGTGCGCGTCGGCGGGAGTTAG